One region of Candidatus Methylomirabilis sp. genomic DNA includes:
- a CDS encoding DUF420 domain-containing protein: MTGPSVTDLPALNAALNGTSAVLLASGYLCIRRGKVTAHKACMASAFVLSTLFLASYLTYHYHVGSVPFGGQGWIRRAYFAVLVSHTVLAVTIVPLALVTLSRALRGRFGAHVRIARWTLPLWLYVSVTGVLVYWMLYHLSPRL; encoded by the coding sequence ATGACCGGGCCCTCCGTCACCGATCTCCCCGCCCTCAACGCCGCCCTGAACGGGACGAGCGCGGTGCTGCTCGCCTCCGGCTACCTCTGCATCCGCCGCGGGAAGGTGACCGCCCACAAGGCCTGCATGGCCTCGGCCTTCGTTCTCTCCACCCTGTTCCTCGCCTCCTACCTGACGTACCACTACCACGTGGGCTCGGTGCCCTTCGGCGGGCAGGGCTGGATCCGGAGGGCGTACTTCGCGGTCCTCGTCTCCCACACGGTCCTGGCCGTGACCATCGTCCCCCTGGCCCTGGTGACCCTCTCCCGGGCCCTGCGGGGCCGCTTCGGCGCCCACGTCCGCATCGCCCGCTGGACGCTCCCCCTGTGGCTCTACGTCTCGGTGACCGGGGTCCTGGTGTACTGGATG